The following are from one region of the Lytechinus variegatus isolate NC3 chromosome 4, Lvar_3.0, whole genome shotgun sequence genome:
- the LOC121414070 gene encoding biogenesis of lysosome-related organelles complex 1 subunit 3-like: MASISRVVPGEASESDSDDELRRAAELVAGRSQTSIGEELRQAGVVVQGEASETDSEEDEEMHRARAEQQQFPSQANIPPLKVNRASRSPSIGSQSSIKSGSSASQIKVSPLDPPRYDTLLHRKLRERNISLQINLQDAVAQAIQAKHKEFSNTNQMLTKSQTVIQDVCYSMRHFSDDIKRTNDKLDIISTSGYLPEFNFPSNGS, from the exons ATGGCAAGCATTTCTCGAGTTGTGCCTGGAGAGGCTAGCGAATCGGATTCTGACGACGAACTGAGAAGAGCAGCCGAACTTGTTGCGGGGCGCAGTCAGACGTCCATCGGGGAGGAGCTGCGGCAGGCAGGTGTCGTGGTTCAGGGTGAGGCTTCGGAAACGGACAgcgaagaagatgaagaaatgCATCGAGCACGAGCAGAGCAACAGCAATTTCCATCACAGGCAAACATTCCTCCTTTGAAAG TCAACCGAGCATCTCGTTCGCCATCCATCGGCAGCCAGTCTTCCATCAAGTCGGGATCCTCGGCCTCGCAGATCAAGGTGTcacccctggatccgccccgCTACGACACCCTCCTACATCGGAAGCTCCGGGAGCGTAACATCAGCCTTCAGATCAACCTGCAGGACGCTGTTGCTCAAGCCATCCAGGCCAAGCACAAGGAGTTCAGTAACACCAACCAAATGCTCACCAAATCACAGACGGTCATACAG GATGTGTGCTACAGTATGAGGCACTTCTCTGACGACATCAAGCGCACCAATGACAAGCTAGATATCATCAGTACCAGCGGGTATTTACCAGAATTTAACTTTCCTTCGAATGGATCATGA